A genomic region of Microlunatus sagamiharensis contains the following coding sequences:
- the rpsQ gene encoding 30S ribosomal protein S17 — MSETTNETVEASATERTARKVREGYVVSDKMDKTVVVSVEDRVKHRLYGKVLRQSTRLKAHDEENAAGVGDRVRIMETRPLSATKRWRVVEILEKAK; from the coding sequence ATGAGCGAGACGACCAACGAGACCGTCGAGGCCTCCGCGACCGAGCGCACCGCGCGCAAGGTCCGCGAGGGCTACGTGGTCAGCGACAAGATGGACAAGACCGTCGTGGTCAGCGTCGAGGACCGCGTCAAGCACCGCCTGTACGGCAAGGTGCTGCGCCAGAGCACGCGGCTCAAGGCCCACGACGAGGAGAACGCCGCCGGTGTCGGCGACCGGGTCCGGATCATGGAGACCCGGCCGCTGAGCGCGACCAAGCGCTGGCGCGTCGTGGAGATCCTCGAGAAGGCCAAGTAG
- the rplR gene encoding 50S ribosomal protein L18 codes for MAVSLSQHKGTAVKTRSRLRRQVRGRKKIFGAPDRPRLVVTRSARHITAQVIDDVAGHTLAYASTMEGDLRGNDGDKSAKARQVGELVATRAKAAGVEQVVFDRAGNKYHGRIAALADAAREAGLGF; via the coding sequence ATGGCTGTCTCGCTGTCGCAGCACAAGGGCACCGCGGTCAAGACCCGTTCGCGGCTGCGCCGTCAGGTCCGTGGTCGCAAGAAGATCTTCGGCGCCCCCGACCGTCCGCGGCTGGTCGTCACCCGGTCGGCCCGTCACATCACCGCCCAGGTGATCGACGACGTCGCCGGCCACACGCTGGCGTACGCCTCGACCATGGAGGGCGACCTCCGTGGCAACGACGGTGACAAGTCGGCCAAGGCGCGTCAGGTCGGCGAGCTCGTCGCCACCCGCGCCAAGGCCGCCGGGGTCGAGCAGGTCGTCTTCGACCGGGCCGGCAACAAGTACCACGGACGGATCGCGGCCCTGGCCGACGCGGCCCGCGAAGCCGGCCTCGGCTTCTGA
- the rpmC gene encoding 50S ribosomal protein L29: MAKGLTAAELRGLSRSELDRKVGELKEELFGLRFSNATGQLESHGRLRAVRKDIARIYTVLTERELGITTDPDAEEVNA; encoded by the coding sequence ATGGCCAAGGGACTGACCGCCGCTGAGCTGCGCGGCCTGTCGCGCAGCGAGCTGGACCGCAAGGTCGGCGAGCTGAAGGAGGAGCTCTTCGGGCTCCGCTTCTCCAACGCCACCGGGCAGCTGGAGAGCCACGGCCGGCTGCGCGCCGTGCGCAAGGACATCGCCCGGATCTACACCGTGCTGACCGAGCGCGAGCTCGGGATCACGACCGATCCTGACGCCGAGGAAGTGAACGCATGA
- the secY gene encoding preprotein translocase subunit SecY, whose protein sequence is MLSAFANAFRTPDLRKKILFTLGILAIFRLGSIIPTPNVNAAQVNLCLRQATSGDQQGLYSLINLFSGGALLQLAIFALGIMPYITASIILQLLTVVIPRLEALKKEGQSGQTKITQYTRYLTLVLALLNSTAFVTVAVNDRLFTGCTGIVYDKGYFPVIVMILTMTAGTSVIMWLGELVTERGVGNGMSVLIFTQIAATFPSALWSLKVARPGQQGWVVFLLVIALGLLVMVGVIFVEQSQRRIPVQYAKRMVGRRMFGGTTTYIPIKVNQAGVIPVIFASSLLYLPALYAQFRPEDRFSSWISGNFVKGDHPIYMATFFLLIVFFAYFYVAITFNPEEVADNMKKYGGFIPGIRAGKPTENYLAFVLSRLTLPGALYLGLIALLPSVAFIFLNANQNFPFGGTSILIIVGVGLDTVKQIESQLQQRNYEGFLR, encoded by the coding sequence GTGCTTTCCGCGTTCGCCAACGCCTTCCGTACGCCGGACCTGCGCAAGAAGATCCTCTTCACGCTCGGGATCCTGGCCATCTTCCGGCTCGGCTCGATCATCCCCACGCCCAACGTCAACGCGGCCCAGGTCAACCTGTGCCTGCGCCAGGCGACCTCGGGTGACCAGCAGGGGCTCTACTCGCTGATCAACCTGTTCTCCGGCGGGGCGCTGCTCCAGCTGGCGATCTTCGCGCTCGGGATCATGCCGTACATCACGGCGAGCATCATCCTGCAGCTGCTGACCGTGGTCATCCCGCGGCTGGAGGCCCTCAAGAAGGAGGGCCAGTCCGGCCAGACGAAGATCACGCAGTACACGCGCTACCTGACCCTGGTCCTCGCGCTGCTGAACTCAACGGCGTTCGTCACCGTCGCGGTCAACGACCGGCTCTTCACCGGCTGCACCGGCATCGTCTACGACAAGGGCTACTTCCCGGTCATCGTCATGATCCTGACGATGACGGCCGGCACCAGCGTCATCATGTGGCTCGGTGAGCTCGTGACCGAGCGCGGCGTCGGCAACGGCATGTCGGTCCTGATCTTCACCCAGATCGCCGCCACCTTCCCCTCCGCGCTGTGGAGCCTCAAGGTCGCCCGCCCGGGCCAGCAGGGCTGGGTCGTCTTCCTGCTCGTCATCGCCCTCGGCCTGCTGGTCATGGTCGGCGTCATCTTCGTCGAGCAGTCCCAGCGCCGGATCCCGGTGCAGTACGCCAAGCGCATGGTCGGGCGGCGGATGTTCGGTGGCACCACCACCTACATCCCCATCAAGGTCAACCAGGCCGGCGTCATCCCCGTCATCTTCGCCAGCTCGCTGCTCTACCTGCCGGCGCTCTACGCGCAGTTCCGGCCGGAGGACCGCTTCTCGAGCTGGATCTCGGGGAACTTCGTCAAGGGCGACCACCCGATCTACATGGCGACGTTCTTCCTGCTCATCGTGTTCTTCGCCTACTTCTACGTCGCGATCACCTTCAACCCCGAAGAGGTCGCCGACAACATGAAGAAGTACGGCGGCTTCATCCCCGGCATCCGCGCCGGCAAGCCGACCGAGAACTACCTCGCGTTCGTGCTGTCGCGGCTGACCCTGCCGGGCGCCCTCTACCTCGGACTGATCGCACTGCTGCCGTCGGTCGCGTTCATCTTCTTGAACGCCAACCAGAACTTCCCCTTCGGTGGAACCTCGATCCTGATCATCGTCGGCGTCGGCCTCGACACCGTGAAGCAGATCGAGTCGCAGCTGCAGCAGCGCAACTACGAAGGGTTCCTCCGCTGA
- the rplX gene encoding 50S ribosomal protein L24 — protein MARTSTKSTKSVKLHVRKGDRVKVIAGKDKGLVGEVLATQPERGTVTVAGVNIVKRHLKDSSAQPQSRQTTKGGIVSSEAPVNASNVQLVVKNAEGDEVVTRVGHERVEVTKRRPDGSEYKSTRSMRIARVTGEEI, from the coding sequence ATGGCCCGTACGTCCACCAAGAGCACGAAGAGCGTCAAGCTCCACGTCCGCAAGGGTGACCGCGTGAAGGTCATCGCCGGCAAGGACAAGGGCCTGGTCGGTGAGGTCCTCGCGACCCAGCCCGAGCGCGGCACCGTGACCGTCGCCGGCGTGAACATCGTCAAGCGCCACCTCAAGGACAGCTCGGCGCAGCCGCAGTCGCGCCAGACGACCAAGGGCGGCATCGTCTCGTCCGAGGCGCCGGTGAACGCGTCCAACGTCCAGCTCGTCGTGAAGAACGCCGAGGGCGACGAGGTCGTGACCCGCGTGGGCCACGAGCGCGTCGAGGTGACCAAGCGCCGTCCCGACGGCAGCGAGTACAAGTCGACCCGCAGCATGCGGATCGCCCGGGTGACCGGGGAGGAGATCTGA
- the rpsE gene encoding 30S ribosomal protein S5 has protein sequence MSGTQRRGGGAGGDRRGGGRDGGRGGPAEKSNYIERVVAINRVAKVVKGGRRFSFTALVVVGDGDGNVGVGYGKAKEVPAAIAKGVEEAKKHFFAVPRIQGTIPHPVQGEKAAGVVMLRPASPGTGVIAGGSARAVLECAGVHDVLAKSLGSANAINVVHATVAALQSLEQPEQVARRRGLSVEQVTPAAILRAREAVSAS, from the coding sequence ATGAGTGGAACCCAGCGCCGCGGAGGCGGCGCAGGTGGTGACCGTCGCGGTGGCGGCCGTGACGGCGGCCGCGGCGGGCCCGCCGAGAAGAGCAACTACATCGAGCGCGTCGTCGCCATCAACCGGGTGGCGAAGGTCGTGAAGGGTGGTCGTCGCTTCAGCTTCACCGCGCTGGTCGTGGTGGGCGACGGTGACGGCAACGTCGGCGTCGGCTACGGCAAGGCCAAGGAGGTGCCCGCGGCGATCGCCAAGGGTGTCGAGGAGGCCAAGAAGCACTTCTTCGCCGTGCCCCGCATCCAGGGCACCATCCCGCACCCCGTCCAGGGCGAGAAGGCGGCCGGCGTGGTCATGCTGCGTCCGGCGTCGCCCGGTACCGGTGTGATCGCGGGCGGTTCGGCCCGTGCGGTGCTCGAGTGCGCCGGCGTGCACGACGTGCTCGCCAAGTCGCTCGGCTCGGCCAACGCGATCAACGTCGTCCACGCGACGGTCGCGGCCCTGCAGAGCCTCGAGCAGCCCGAGCAGGTCGCCCGCCGTCGTGGGCTGTCGGTCGAGCAGGTCACCCCGGCCGCGATCCTGCGGGCCCGCGAGGCGGTGAGCGCGTCGTGA
- a CDS encoding adenylate kinase produces the protein MHLLIMGPPGAGKGTQASRIGGHYSIPAISTGDMFRAMKDSDTPLAKQVQEIMTSGAYVPDEVTNAVVADRLVADDCADGFLLDGYPRTLDQVSFLDGVLKEADCELDAVISLSVDADELVARLTRRGATDGRADDTPEAIRTRQQVYADQTAPLLDVYRERGLLVEVDGLGDIDDVTRRLFAALDQRAGDGALVASS, from the coding sequence ATGCATCTGTTGATCATGGGTCCGCCCGGCGCCGGCAAGGGCACGCAGGCCAGCCGGATCGGCGGGCACTACTCGATCCCGGCGATCTCGACCGGCGACATGTTCCGCGCGATGAAGGACTCCGACACCCCGCTGGCCAAGCAGGTGCAGGAGATCATGACGTCCGGCGCGTACGTCCCCGACGAGGTCACCAACGCGGTCGTGGCCGACCGCCTCGTCGCCGACGACTGCGCGGACGGCTTCCTGCTCGACGGCTACCCGCGCACGCTCGACCAGGTGTCGTTCCTCGACGGGGTGCTGAAGGAGGCCGACTGCGAGCTCGACGCGGTCATCTCCCTCTCGGTCGACGCCGACGAGCTGGTGGCCCGGCTGACGCGTCGTGGGGCGACCGACGGCCGCGCCGACGACACGCCCGAGGCCATCCGCACGCGCCAGCAGGTCTACGCCGACCAGACGGCGCCGCTGCTGGACGTCTACCGGGAGCGCGGCCTCCTCGTCGAGGTCGACGGCCTCGGCGACATCGACGACGTGACCCGCCGGCTCTTCGCCGCCCTCGACCAGCGGGCCGGCGACGGCGCGCTCGTCGCCAGCTCCTGA
- a CDS encoding SMP-30/gluconolactonase/LRE family protein, whose amino-acid sequence MEPTHRPATRSRLSRSLRRAVVTVTTLGLGAGLTLVGAGAASAGPRHDHGSKSPASIALPTGFQPEGIAIGGKTVYSGSRVSGDIYAADLRTGKGRVLSTGPGTPSLGLKVDGRRLWVAGGSGGDARVIDTRMGRVRASIELTSAPAGSTFVNDEVVAGRYVWFTDSLQAQLYRVDRAHPDRAVKTVPLTGDWSQTPGVNNANGIARTPDGRALLVVKSDTGQLFRVEPSGRASLVDLGGYALTNGDGLLLQGRTLYAVQNRLNKVAVVSLDRTGTQGRLVRTITSPAFDVPSTVAASGRYLYLPNARFGATGDPATLAYSINRVAR is encoded by the coding sequence ATGGAACCGACGCACCGCCCCGCCACCCGATCCCGCCTCTCGCGCAGCCTGAGGCGAGCGGTCGTCACCGTCACCACGCTCGGCCTCGGTGCCGGGCTGACCCTCGTGGGCGCGGGCGCCGCCTCGGCCGGCCCTCGCCACGACCACGGGTCGAAGAGCCCCGCGAGCATCGCGCTGCCGACCGGGTTCCAGCCCGAGGGCATCGCCATCGGCGGGAAGACCGTCTACTCGGGCTCCCGGGTGAGCGGCGACATCTACGCGGCCGACCTGCGCACCGGCAAGGGCCGCGTCCTGTCGACGGGCCCGGGCACGCCGTCCCTGGGCCTCAAGGTCGACGGGCGCCGGCTGTGGGTCGCCGGAGGCTCGGGCGGGGATGCCCGGGTGATCGACACCCGGATGGGCCGCGTACGGGCCAGCATCGAGCTCACGTCGGCCCCGGCCGGCTCGACCTTCGTCAACGACGAGGTGGTCGCCGGGCGCTACGTCTGGTTCACCGACTCGCTGCAGGCCCAGCTCTACCGCGTCGACCGGGCCCACCCGGACCGCGCGGTGAAGACGGTCCCGCTGACCGGGGACTGGAGCCAGACGCCCGGGGTCAACAACGCCAACGGCATCGCGCGTACGCCCGACGGCCGCGCGCTGCTCGTGGTCAAGTCCGACACCGGCCAGCTGTTCCGCGTGGAGCCCTCGGGACGGGCGAGCCTCGTCGACCTCGGCGGCTACGCCCTGACGAACGGCGACGGGCTCCTCCTGCAGGGCCGGACGCTGTACGCCGTGCAGAACCGCCTCAACAAGGTCGCCGTCGTGTCCCTGGACCGGACGGGCACGCAGGGCCGCCTGGTGCGGACCATCACCAGCCCGGCCTTCGACGTGCCCAGCACCGTCGCCGCATCGGGGCGGTACCTCTACCTGCCCAACGCCCGCTTCGGCGCCACGGGGGACCCGGCCACGCTGGCGTACAGCATCAACCGCGTCGCCCGCTGA
- the rplN gene encoding 50S ribosomal protein L14: MIQQESRLKVADNTGAKEILCIRVLGGSGRRYAGIGDVIVATVKDAIPGGNVKKGDVVKAVIVRTVKENRRGDGSYIKFDENAAVILRADSAEPRGTRIFGPVGRELREKRFMRIISLAPEVI; this comes from the coding sequence ATGATCCAGCAGGAGTCGCGGCTCAAGGTCGCCGACAACACGGGTGCCAAGGAGATCTTGTGCATCCGCGTGCTCGGCGGGTCCGGTCGTCGCTACGCCGGCATCGGCGACGTCATCGTCGCCACCGTCAAGGACGCCATCCCGGGCGGCAACGTCAAGAAGGGCGACGTCGTCAAGGCGGTGATCGTGCGCACCGTCAAGGAGAACCGTCGCGGCGACGGTTCCTACATCAAGTTCGACGAGAACGCCGCGGTGATCCTCCGCGCCGACAGCGCGGAGCCCCGCGGCACCCGCATCTTCGGCCCGGTCGGCCGTGAGCTCCGCGAGAAGCGCTTCATGCGCATCATCTCGCTCGCCCCGGAGGTGATCTGA
- a CDS encoding type Z 30S ribosomal protein S14, giving the protein MAKTALKVKQARKPKFAVRAYTRCQKCGRSQAVYRKFGLCRICFRDMAHKGELPGITKSSW; this is encoded by the coding sequence ATGGCGAAGACAGCACTCAAGGTCAAGCAGGCCCGCAAGCCCAAGTTCGCGGTGCGCGCGTACACCCGTTGCCAGAAGTGCGGGCGCTCGCAGGCGGTCTACCGCAAGTTCGGCCTGTGCCGGATCTGCTTCCGCGACATGGCGCACAAGGGCGAGCTGCCCGGCATCACCAAGTCCTCCTGGTGA
- the rplF gene encoding 50S ribosomal protein L6 — protein sequence MSRIGRLPVPVPAGVTVTLDGQNVEVKGPKGTLSHVVARPITVERAESGELEVNRPDDERVSRSLHGLTRTLVANMVAGVTTGYEKKLEIRGVGYRVVAKGPTQLEFALGYSHPVHVTAPEGITFNVEAPTRFSVIGIDKQMVGEVAANIRKLRKPEPYKGKGVRYVGEHVRMKAGKAGK from the coding sequence ATGTCCCGCATCGGCAGGCTGCCGGTTCCCGTCCCGGCCGGCGTCACCGTGACGCTCGACGGGCAGAACGTCGAGGTCAAGGGGCCCAAGGGCACCCTGAGCCACGTCGTCGCACGTCCCATCACCGTCGAGCGCGCCGAGAGCGGCGAGCTCGAGGTCAACCGCCCCGACGACGAGCGCGTCAGCCGCTCGCTCCACGGCCTGACCCGCACCCTGGTGGCCAACATGGTCGCCGGCGTGACTACGGGCTACGAGAAGAAGCTCGAGATCCGCGGCGTCGGCTACCGCGTCGTGGCCAAGGGCCCGACGCAGCTGGAGTTCGCGCTCGGCTACAGCCACCCCGTGCACGTGACCGCCCCCGAGGGCATCACGTTCAACGTCGAGGCGCCGACCCGTTTCTCGGTCATCGGCATCGACAAGCAGATGGTGGGCGAGGTCGCCGCGAACATCCGCAAGCTGCGCAAGCCGGAGCCCTACAAGGGCAAGGGCGTGCGTTACGTGGGCGAGCACGTCCGCATGAAGGCTGGAAAGGCTGGTAAGTGA
- the rplO gene encoding 50S ribosomal protein L15 produces MALKVHHLRPAPGAKTAKHRVGRGEGGKGGKTAGRGTKGTGARKGTPANFEGGQMPLQMRLPKLRGFKNPFRVEFQVVNLDKLGNLFPGGGTVGVDDLVAAGAVRANQPVKVLGNGEIGVAVQVSAHAFSTSAKEKIAAAGGSTTEL; encoded by the coding sequence ATGGCTCTGAAGGTCCATCACCTGAGGCCGGCCCCCGGCGCCAAGACCGCGAAGCACCGCGTGGGTCGTGGTGAGGGCGGCAAGGGCGGCAAGACCGCCGGCCGCGGCACCAAGGGCACGGGCGCTCGCAAGGGCACCCCGGCCAACTTCGAGGGCGGCCAGATGCCGCTGCAGATGCGCCTGCCGAAGCTGCGCGGGTTCAAGAACCCGTTCCGCGTCGAGTTCCAGGTCGTCAACCTCGACAAGCTCGGGAACCTGTTCCCGGGCGGCGGCACCGTGGGCGTCGACGACCTCGTCGCCGCCGGCGCGGTCCGCGCCAACCAGCCGGTCAAGGTCCTCGGCAACGGGGAGATCGGCGTCGCGGTGCAGGTCAGCGCGCACGCCTTCTCCACCAGCGCCAAGGAGAAGATCGCCGCGGCCGGTGGGAGCACCACCGAGCTCTGA
- the map gene encoding type I methionyl aminopeptidase, whose product MSRTGVEVKSPEQVRLMRRAGLVVADALEAVVAAVRPGTTTRELDAVAAEVMARAGAQPSFLGYGAEEDRPGFPGVLCLSVDDEVVHGIPGDRVLAAGDLLSIDCGAVVDGWHGDAAVSVVVGPEPPRHEVAGLLDATRTAMWHGIAALRPDGRVADVGRAVEAAVRAAGPYGIVDDYVGHGIGTAMHQEPDVPNRAPHGLLERVRGRGPRLVPGTVLAVEPMLTLGSPETHELDDGWTAVTDDGGLACHFEHTVALTPAGLWVLTAHDGGEAALAALGAPYAPL is encoded by the coding sequence GTGAGCCGCACCGGCGTCGAGGTCAAGAGCCCCGAGCAGGTGCGGCTGATGCGCCGCGCCGGGCTCGTCGTCGCCGACGCCCTCGAGGCGGTCGTCGCGGCGGTCCGGCCCGGGACCACGACCCGTGAGCTCGACGCCGTGGCCGCCGAGGTCATGGCGCGGGCCGGTGCGCAGCCGTCGTTCCTCGGCTACGGCGCCGAGGAGGACCGCCCCGGCTTCCCGGGCGTGCTCTGCCTCTCCGTGGACGACGAGGTCGTGCACGGGATCCCGGGCGACCGTGTCCTGGCCGCCGGTGACCTCCTCTCGATCGACTGCGGTGCCGTCGTCGACGGCTGGCACGGCGACGCCGCGGTCAGCGTCGTCGTCGGCCCCGAGCCGCCGCGCCACGAGGTGGCCGGGCTGCTGGACGCGACACGGACGGCCATGTGGCACGGCATCGCCGCGCTGCGCCCCGATGGACGGGTCGCCGACGTCGGGCGGGCCGTCGAGGCGGCCGTGCGCGCCGCCGGGCCGTACGGCATCGTCGACGACTACGTCGGCCACGGGATCGGCACGGCGATGCACCAGGAGCCCGACGTGCCCAACCGTGCCCCGCACGGGCTGCTCGAGCGGGTCCGGGGCCGAGGGCCCCGGCTGGTGCCCGGGACGGTCCTCGCCGTGGAGCCCATGCTCACGCTCGGGTCGCCGGAGACGCACGAGCTCGACGACGGCTGGACCGCCGTCACCGACGACGGCGGGCTCGCCTGCCACTTCGAGCACACCGTCGCGCTGACGCCGGCCGGGTTGTGGGTGCTCACCGCGCACGACGGGGGAGAGGCGGCGCTGGCCGCGCTCGGCGCCCCGTACGCCCCGCTCTGA
- the rplE gene encoding 50S ribosomal protein L5 yields MTATETEPTIREPRAVPRLKQRYRDEIAPALNTEFGFANVMQIPRLVKVVVNMGVGDAARDSKLIDGATKDLAAITGQKPQVTKARKSIAQFKLREGMPIGAHVTLRGDRMWEFADRLVSLALPRIRDFRGLSPKQFDGNGNYTFGLNEQVMFHEIDPDRIDRTRGMDITFVTTATTDEQGRALLRGLGFPFRTN; encoded by the coding sequence ATGACGGCCACCGAGACCGAGCCGACGATCCGCGAGCCGCGGGCCGTGCCCCGGCTCAAGCAGCGCTACCGCGACGAGATCGCGCCGGCGCTGAACACCGAGTTCGGCTTCGCGAACGTCATGCAGATCCCGCGCCTGGTCAAGGTCGTCGTGAACATGGGTGTCGGCGACGCCGCCCGTGACTCGAAGCTCATCGACGGGGCGACCAAGGACCTGGCGGCGATCACCGGGCAGAAGCCGCAGGTGACCAAGGCCCGCAAGTCGATCGCGCAGTTCAAGCTGCGCGAGGGCATGCCGATCGGCGCGCACGTCACGCTGCGCGGCGACCGGATGTGGGAGTTCGCGGACCGTCTGGTCAGCCTCGCGCTGCCCCGCATCCGTGACTTCCGGGGGCTGTCGCCGAAGCAGTTCGACGGCAACGGCAACTACACCTTCGGGCTGAACGAGCAGGTCATGTTCCACGAGATCGACCCGGACCGGATCGACCGCACGCGGGGCATGGACATCACCTTCGTGACGACCGCCACGACCGACGAGCAGGGCCGCGCCCTGCTGCGCGGCCTCGGCTTCCCGTTCCGGACCAACTGA
- the rplV gene encoding 50S ribosomal protein L22 — MSKDKDSRPSRRKSLLGDRPGSFAIAKQVRISATKSRRVVDLVRGMDVNAALDTLKFAPQAASEPVYKVVASAAANAEQTHNLRRDDLFISAAFVDEGVTMRRIRPRAKGSASRILKRSSHITVVVEPKSTSEKGA, encoded by the coding sequence ATGAGCAAGGACAAGGACTCCCGCCCGAGCCGGCGCAAGTCGCTGCTCGGCGACCGTCCCGGGTCGTTCGCGATCGCGAAGCAGGTCCGCATCTCGGCGACCAAGAGCCGCCGGGTCGTCGACCTGGTGCGCGGCATGGACGTCAACGCGGCCCTGGACACCCTCAAGTTCGCGCCGCAGGCCGCGAGCGAGCCGGTCTACAAGGTCGTCGCCAGCGCGGCGGCCAACGCGGAGCAGACGCACAACCTGCGCCGCGACGACCTGTTCATCTCGGCCGCGTTCGTGGACGAGGGCGTGACGATGCGCCGCATCCGCCCGCGGGCCAAGGGGAGCGCGAGCCGCATCCTCAAGCGGAGCAGCCACATCACCGTCGTCGTCGAGCCCAAGAGCACGTCCGAGAAGGGGGCCTGA
- the rpsC gene encoding 30S ribosomal protein S3 codes for MGQKIQPYGFRLGISTDHKSRWYTDKAYKEYIGEDIKVRAMLTKTLERAGISSVEIERTRDRVRVDIYTARPGIVIGRNGAEAERVRGELEKLTGKQVQLNILEVKNPETDAQLVAQGVAEQLASRVQFRRAMRKAQQSAMRSGAAKGIRIQCSGRLGGAEMSRSEFYREGRVPLHTLRADIDYGFFEAKTTFGRIGVKVWIYKGDVSGTRTERAAQKAARNAAGGRSRPGGRGDRPARGDRPARGDRPERGGARRREDAPAEAVTAGAGAATETAPSTQEA; via the coding sequence ATGGGCCAGAAGATCCAGCCGTACGGCTTCCGTCTGGGCATCAGCACCGACCACAAGAGCCGCTGGTACACCGACAAGGCGTACAAGGAGTACATCGGCGAGGACATCAAGGTCCGCGCGATGCTCACCAAGACCCTCGAGCGCGCCGGCATCTCCTCGGTGGAGATCGAGCGCACCCGTGACCGGGTCCGCGTCGACATCTACACCGCGCGTCCGGGCATCGTCATCGGCCGCAACGGCGCCGAGGCCGAGCGCGTGCGCGGCGAGCTCGAGAAGCTCACCGGCAAGCAGGTCCAGCTGAACATCCTCGAGGTCAAGAACCCCGAGACCGACGCCCAGCTCGTGGCGCAGGGCGTGGCCGAGCAGCTCGCCTCGCGCGTGCAGTTCCGTCGCGCAATGCGCAAGGCGCAGCAGTCGGCCATGCGCTCCGGTGCCGCCAAGGGCATCCGGATCCAGTGCTCGGGCCGTCTGGGTGGCGCCGAGATGAGCCGCTCGGAGTTCTACCGCGAGGGTCGGGTCCCGCTGCACACGCTGCGCGCCGATATCGACTACGGCTTCTTCGAGGCCAAGACGACCTTCGGCCGCATCGGCGTGAAGGTCTGGATCTACAAGGGCGACGTCTCGGGCACCCGCACCGAGCGCGCGGCCCAGAAGGCGGCCCGCAACGCCGCCGGCGGTCGCAGCCGTCCGGGTGGCCGTGGTGACCGTCCGGCCCGTGGTGACCGTCCGGCCCGCGGCGACCGTCCCGAGCGCGGCGGCGCCCGTCGTCGCGAGGACGCCCCGGCCGAGGCCGTCACGGCCGGCGCCGGTGCGGCGACCGAGACCGCTCCGAGCACGCAGGAGGCCTGA
- the rplP gene encoding 50S ribosomal protein L16, translated as MLIPRKVKFRKQHHPKRTGAAKGGTSLAFGDFGIQAVEASYLTNRQIESARIAMTRHIKRGGKVWINVYPDRPLTKKPAETRMGSGKGSPEWWIANIKPGRVLFELAGVDEEVAREAMRLAIHKLPMKARFIKREAGDI; from the coding sequence ATGCTGATCCCTCGCAAGGTCAAGTTCCGCAAGCAGCACCACCCCAAGCGGACCGGTGCGGCCAAGGGCGGCACGTCGCTCGCCTTCGGCGACTTCGGCATCCAGGCCGTGGAGGCCTCGTACCTGACCAACCGTCAGATCGAGTCCGCCCGTATCGCCATGACCCGCCACATCAAGCGCGGTGGGAAGGTGTGGATCAACGTCTACCCCGACCGCCCGCTGACCAAGAAGCCCGCCGAGACCCGCATGGGTTCGGGCAAGGGCTCCCCGGAGTGGTGGATCGCGAACATCAAGCCGGGCCGGGTGCTCTTCGAGCTCGCCGGTGTCGACGAAGAGGTGGCTCGTGAGGCGATGCGCCTGGCGATCCACAAGCTGCCCATGAAGGCGCGCTTCATCAAGCGCGAAGCAGGTGACATCTGA
- the rpsH gene encoding 30S ribosomal protein S8 — MTMTDPIADMLTRVRNASQAFHDEAIMPSSTIKVGIAEILTSEGYIAGYEVKEPSEGEVGRTLSITLKYGTNRERAIAGVRRVSKPGLRVYAKSTGLPKVLGGLGIAIISTSQGLLTDRQAHRNGVGGEVVAYVW, encoded by the coding sequence ATGACCATGACAGACCCGATCGCGGACATGCTGACCCGCGTCCGGAACGCCTCTCAGGCGTTCCACGACGAGGCGATCATGCCCAGCAGCACCATCAAGGTCGGCATCGCCGAGATCCTGACGTCCGAGGGCTACATCGCGGGCTACGAGGTGAAGGAGCCGAGCGAGGGCGAGGTGGGCAGGACCCTCTCGATCACGCTGAAGTACGGCACGAACCGCGAGCGCGCGATCGCCGGCGTCCGCCGGGTGTCGAAGCCCGGCCTGCGCGTCTACGCGAAGTCGACCGGCCTGCCCAAGGTCCTCGGCGGCCTCGGCATCGCCATCATCTCGACCTCCCAGGGGCTCCTGACCGACCGTCAGGCCCACCGCAACGGCGTGGGTGGCGAAGTCGTCGCCTACGTCTGGTGA
- the rpmD gene encoding 50S ribosomal protein L30 translates to MTQLLVRQIRSSVGGKQNQRDTLRTLGLRKIGDSSVREDRPEVRGMINTVAHLVTVEEVS, encoded by the coding sequence GTGACGCAGCTCCTCGTCCGTCAGATCCGCAGCAGCGTCGGCGGCAAGCAGAACCAGCGCGACACGCTGCGCACCCTCGGTCTGCGCAAGATCGGGGACTCGTCGGTCCGCGAGGACCGTCCCGAGGTCCGTGGCATGATCAACACGGTCGCCCACCTGGTGACCGTGGAGGAGGTGAGCTGA